The following coding sequences lie in one Sedimentibacter sp. MB35-C1 genomic window:
- a CDS encoding ABC transporter substrate-binding protein: MKKFKITLLIAVALMLFMAAACSNQEDISDDAGNTKTELTMGYTTEPEGLDPHRTAAASTFTVTNNIYDTLVGVTPDWEIIPRLAKEWDISEDGMEIIFKLRDDVKFHNGRQMTAKDVLYSFNRLKDEESPKARDYENIVGIDAVDDYTIKFTTEKLDVELLKSFAYPWTAIVPEEAADNLKNNPVGTGAFTLKEWIPQQHVVLQRNNDYFGDKAKLETVKLVLIPDATSMMASFQVGDLDIVPLTGDQVTMVQNNSDYKVISQPMNAVQVMSLNTDNEILADEKVRRAIAMAINKQEVIDASMFGYGDQIGSHLPPTSPDYFDTNDIIEYNPEKAKELLKEAGYENGFDIDMSLPKNYQLHVDAGQVIADQLSKIGINVNIEMVEWGTWLSEVYGAKNFETTVIGHTGRLDSYAFLSRYYSDSNDYISLKTGEIDELLDKAKQELDDEKRKEIYKEIQIILANKLPAIYLQTPQTMLTLQKNVSGMEIFPIDFYDFKEVYFTE, from the coding sequence ATGAAAAAATTCAAAATTACTTTACTTATTGCTGTCGCTTTAATGCTTTTTATGGCAGCGGCATGCTCAAATCAAGAAGACATTTCAGATGATGCAGGCAACACCAAGACGGAATTAACAATGGGCTATACAACCGAGCCCGAAGGTCTTGACCCGCATAGAACTGCAGCAGCTTCCACTTTTACTGTTACAAATAACATATATGATACTTTGGTAGGAGTAACACCAGATTGGGAAATTATACCCAGACTAGCAAAGGAATGGGATATTTCAGAAGATGGAATGGAAATTATATTTAAATTGCGAGATGATGTTAAATTCCATAACGGCAGGCAAATGACTGCAAAGGACGTTTTATATTCATTTAACAGGCTTAAGGATGAGGAAAGCCCTAAAGCTAGGGATTATGAAAATATAGTGGGTATAGATGCAGTTGACGACTATACAATTAAATTTACTACAGAGAAACTGGATGTGGAACTTCTGAAAAGTTTTGCTTATCCATGGACGGCAATTGTTCCGGAGGAAGCAGCTGACAATTTAAAGAACAACCCTGTGGGGACAGGTGCTTTTACGCTTAAGGAATGGATTCCACAACAGCACGTTGTTCTTCAGCGAAATAATGATTATTTTGGCGACAAAGCAAAGCTTGAAACGGTAAAATTAGTGCTGATACCTGACGCGACGTCTATGATGGCTAGCTTCCAGGTTGGAGACCTTGATATAGTTCCGCTGACCGGTGATCAGGTTACAATGGTTCAGAACAATTCAGACTACAAGGTTATATCTCAGCCCATGAATGCGGTTCAAGTAATGTCGCTGAATACGGATAATGAAATATTGGCCGATGAAAAGGTTCGAAGAGCAATAGCAATGGCGATTAATAAGCAGGAAGTCATAGATGCGTCAATGTTCGGATACGGAGACCAAATAGGCTCGCACCTTCCGCCAACATCTCCTGATTATTTTGATACGAATGACATAATAGAGTATAATCCTGAGAAAGCCAAGGAGCTTCTAAAGGAAGCGGGATATGAAAATGGGTTTGATATAGATATGTCTCTTCCGAAAAACTACCAGCTTCACGTGGATGCAGGGCAGGTTATTGCTGACCAGCTGAGTAAGATAGGTATAAATGTTAACATAGAGATGGTGGAATGGGGAACGTGGCTCAGTGAGGTGTATGGAGCTAAGAATTTTGAAACAACGGTTATAGGTCATACAGGAAGGCTTGATTCATATGCGTTTCTGTCAAGGTACTATTCCGACAGTAACGATTACATCAGCTTGAAAACAGGCGAAATTGATGAGCTTCTTGATAAAGCAAAACAGGAGCTTGACGATGAAAAGAGAAAAGAAATATACAAGGAAATTCAGATTATTCTTGCAAACAAGCTTCCTGCCATATATCTTCAGACACCTCAGACGATGCTTACGTTGCAGAAAAATGTCAGCGGAATGGAGATATTCCCTATAGATTTTTATGATTTTAAGGAAGTATATTTTACTGAATAA
- a CDS encoding ABC transporter ATP-binding protein → MLKRFISYYKPKPVKKIFILDMTCAFIMALCDLFYPMITRNIINIYVPNQQLNLMITWLVLLGLIYILKVGLNYYITYYGHIMGVIMQANMRRDIFEHLQDLPFVFFDENKTGTLSSRIVNDLMDISELAHHGPEDLFISLVMLIGSFIALSIINLPLALIVFSIIPFLIYFAMKLRIRMADSFMETRVTIGEVNATIENSISGIRVSKAFSNKENEIQKFENNNERFKNARKKAYKVMAEFHVGSSFIIDFLNILVLSAGGIFFFKGYINFGDFAAFILYIGNFLNPIRKLINFVEQYQSGISGFKRFTEVIDQKIETDEPGAKDIYDVKGDIKFEDVTFSYDKNKQVLNDISFNIEAGKTVAFVGPSGGGKTTLCHLIPRFYETKGGNIYIDNTNVKDYTLKSLRKSIGIVQQDVFLFTGTIADNIQCGRFDATNEEVIKAAKMANIHDFIMSLPEGYDTFVGERGVKLSGGQKQRISIARVFLKNPPILILDEATSALDNATELMIQNSLEELSKGRTTVVVAHRLSTIKNADEIIVITDKGILERGRHEDLIKTKGIYSELYNSQFKDIA, encoded by the coding sequence ATGCTTAAAAGATTTATTTCATATTATAAACCGAAACCGGTAAAAAAAATATTTATACTGGATATGACTTGCGCATTCATCATGGCTTTGTGCGACTTATTTTATCCAATGATTACAAGAAACATTATTAACATTTACGTACCTAACCAGCAACTTAACTTAATGATCACATGGCTTGTGCTTCTAGGTCTAATATACATACTTAAAGTTGGGCTGAACTATTACATAACGTATTACGGTCACATAATGGGAGTCATAATGCAAGCAAATATGAGAAGAGACATATTTGAACATCTTCAGGATCTGCCATTTGTTTTTTTTGATGAAAACAAAACAGGTACTCTGTCATCCAGAATAGTTAACGACCTCATGGATATTTCTGAACTTGCACACCACGGCCCTGAGGATCTGTTCATATCGCTGGTTATGCTTATAGGTTCTTTCATAGCTCTCAGCATAATCAATTTACCGCTTGCACTCATAGTATTCTCCATTATACCGTTCCTGATTTATTTTGCCATGAAACTGAGAATCAGAATGGCGGATTCCTTTATGGAGACAAGAGTTACAATAGGTGAAGTTAATGCAACAATTGAAAACAGCATTTCTGGAATACGAGTTTCAAAAGCATTCAGCAATAAGGAAAACGAAATACAAAAATTCGAAAACAACAACGAAAGATTTAAAAACGCAAGAAAGAAAGCCTACAAGGTAATGGCTGAATTTCATGTAGGTTCGTCATTTATAATAGATTTTTTAAATATATTGGTCTTAAGTGCAGGCGGCATATTTTTCTTCAAAGGATATATAAATTTTGGAGACTTTGCAGCATTCATACTGTACATAGGCAACTTTTTAAACCCAATAAGAAAGCTTATAAATTTTGTTGAACAATACCAATCAGGAATTTCAGGCTTTAAGCGTTTTACTGAAGTTATAGATCAGAAAATTGAAACCGATGAACCGGGCGCTAAAGATATATATGACGTTAAAGGTGATATAAAATTTGAAGATGTAACATTCTCTTATGATAAGAACAAACAGGTATTAAATGATATTTCTTTTAATATTGAAGCAGGCAAAACCGTAGCTTTTGTTGGACCGTCAGGAGGAGGAAAAACAACTCTTTGCCACCTTATACCGCGTTTCTATGAAACTAAGGGAGGAAACATATATATTGACAATACAAATGTTAAGGATTATACCCTTAAATCCTTGAGAAAAAGCATAGGAATTGTTCAGCAGGACGTATTTTTATTTACAGGCACCATTGCAGACAATATTCAATGCGGTAGATTTGATGCCACAAATGAAGAAGTTATAAAAGCAGCAAAAATGGCAAACATACATGACTTTATAATGTCTCTACCGGAAGGCTACGATACATTCGTTGGCGAAAGAGGAGTTAAATTATCCGGCGGTCAGAAGCAGAGAATTTCCATAGCAAGAGTATTCTTGAAAAATCCTCCTATATTAATACTTGATGAAGCAACATCAGCTCTTGACAACGCCACTGAGCTGATGATTCAAAACTCTCTGGAAGAGCTTTCAAAAGGAAGAACAACCGTTGTTGTTGCCCACAGACTTTCTACAATAAAAAATGCAGATGAAATAATAGTTATTACAGATAAGGGCATTCTGGAAAGAGGAAGGCACGAAGATTTAATAAAAACAAAAGGAATATATTCAGAATTATATAATTCCCAATTTAAAGATATAGCTTAG
- a CDS encoding MBL fold metallo-hydrolase — protein MKITVIGQWGGFPHVGEATSGYLIEHNNYKLLLECGSGVISSLQKKINLEELDAVLVTHYHYDHFCDIGALQYAAQIKTLLGLMNKSLPIYAPMGDFFSLLKWETYTYGVSFDGSSVLNLGPFEISFFKNRHPVEAYSVKIRCGNTVFSYTSDTSYFDDLSDFFSESDLLISECSFYADMDGTQAGHLNSSQAGLLAQKSNVGKLLLTHLPHFGNHGDLITQASKHYSGEIILASHLMELEI, from the coding sequence ATGAAAATTACTGTAATCGGTCAATGGGGAGGCTTCCCCCATGTTGGGGAGGCAACTTCAGGATACTTAATTGAACATAACAATTACAAACTTCTTTTAGAATGCGGCAGCGGAGTTATCAGCTCCCTGCAGAAAAAGATTAATCTGGAGGAATTGGACGCAGTGCTGGTTACCCACTATCACTATGACCATTTCTGTGATATAGGTGCACTTCAATATGCCGCGCAAATCAAGACACTTCTCGGGCTCATGAACAAAAGTCTTCCAATATATGCCCCCATGGGAGATTTTTTCAGTCTTTTAAAATGGGAAACCTATACTTACGGCGTAAGCTTTGATGGAAGCAGCGTACTTAATCTTGGTCCATTCGAAATCAGTTTTTTTAAAAACCGCCACCCCGTTGAAGCATACAGTGTTAAAATAAGATGCGGAAATACAGTATTTTCCTACACTTCAGACACGTCCTATTTTGATGATCTTTCCGACTTTTTCAGTGAATCGGATCTTCTAATATCCGAATGCAGCTTCTATGCTGACATGGATGGAACCCAAGCGGGACATTTAAACAGCTCACAAGCAGGGCTGCTTGCACAGAAATCAAACGTAGGAAAACTGCTGTTGACCCACCTTCCCCATTTTGGAAATCATGGGGACCTAATTACACAGGCATCTAAACATTACAGCGGTGAAATCATTCTTGCTTCACACTTAATGGAGCTTGAAATATAG
- a CDS encoding C39 family peptidase → MDWICEDSNLSENKLYNLKVKGQFTELSDDTEEGYLETPVVETEKFTEITPSWNSITDSHSSVEVLIRMRVESIWTPYISYGVWSAGGNNTGIKNYYSDEIIRGTEDRIFVKNGKLGDAVQIKVFLRGRNPRLRLVAFSTDGGEDEEVQGNYLQILEGVPLISQMVSGHKDARVICSPTSLTMVLKYHGKNVELDQVAKGTFDLGNEAYGNWPQNTAFAGEMGMRAYTRRCKSINPVKNYIAKGMPVVASVCMKEKNMLDGAYSAFPTGHLMVVVGFSVKEGVEYIVVNDPAAGSDEEVRKYYRLDQWIKVWRHYIYAVTK, encoded by the coding sequence ATGGATTGGATTTGTGAAGATAGTAATTTAAGCGAAAATAAGCTTTACAATTTAAAAGTTAAAGGACAATTTACAGAGCTCAGTGACGATACAGAAGAAGGATATCTAGAAACTCCGGTTGTTGAAACAGAAAAATTTACTGAAATAACACCTTCGTGGAATTCTATAACTGACTCCCACAGTTCTGTGGAAGTGCTTATAAGAATGAGAGTTGAAAGCATTTGGACACCATATATCAGCTACGGAGTTTGGTCTGCCGGAGGAAATAATACAGGAATTAAAAATTATTACAGCGATGAGATAATCAGAGGTACAGAAGACAGAATATTTGTCAAAAACGGAAAATTGGGAGACGCTGTACAAATAAAGGTTTTTTTAAGAGGGAGAAATCCAAGGCTTAGACTTGTTGCTTTTTCAACTGACGGAGGTGAGGATGAAGAAGTTCAGGGAAATTATCTTCAGATATTGGAAGGTGTTCCGCTGATTTCGCAGATGGTAAGCGGGCACAAAGATGCTCGTGTTATTTGCAGTCCTACATCACTTACAATGGTTTTGAAATATCACGGGAAGAATGTTGAGTTGGATCAGGTGGCTAAAGGGACATTTGATTTGGGAAATGAAGCTTACGGTAATTGGCCTCAAAATACTGCGTTTGCAGGAGAAATGGGTATGAGGGCTTACACGAGAAGGTGTAAATCTATAAATCCTGTCAAAAACTACATAGCAAAAGGAATGCCTGTAGTTGCTTCAGTTTGTATGAAAGAAAAAAATATGCTGGATGGAGCGTATTCTGCTTTTCCCACAGGCCACTTAATGGTAGTAGTTGGATTTTCGGTCAAAGAAGGGGTCGAATACATTGTAGTGAACGATCCTGCTGCAGGCTCGGATGAAGAAGTGCGTAAATATTACAGGCTGGATCAATGGATTAAGGTGTGGAGACACTATATTTACGCGGTTACAAAATAA
- a CDS encoding ABC transporter ATP-binding protein translates to MLKITNVNKVFNKNTHDEHKALDNLNLEVCEGEFVTIIGGNGAGKSTMFNIISGSLLCDSGNVILGGENITYMPEHKRASFIGRIFQDPMKGTAPNMTVGENLVVAYMRSSMKGLLKMPSRKEKEYIKEHLADLNLGLEDRIDTKIGLLSGGQRQAVTLVMATLVKPRLLLLDEHTAALDPLSAETVLELTNRIVSENNITTLMITHNISSALKLGTRTIMMDSGAVAICINGEERKGLSVPDVIQEFSRIKNKEFDDDNMLL, encoded by the coding sequence ATGCTGAAGATAACTAATGTGAACAAGGTATTCAATAAAAACACACATGACGAGCACAAAGCATTAGATAATTTGAACCTGGAAGTCTGTGAAGGCGAATTCGTAACAATAATAGGGGGAAACGGTGCAGGAAAATCAACTATGTTCAATATTATATCCGGTTCGCTTCTTTGTGATTCTGGGAATGTTATTCTCGGTGGAGAGAATATAACATATATGCCGGAACATAAGCGGGCTTCATTTATAGGACGTATTTTTCAGGATCCTATGAAGGGCACTGCGCCGAATATGACTGTAGGAGAAAATCTCGTTGTAGCATATATGAGAAGCTCTATGAAAGGTTTATTAAAAATGCCTTCCAGAAAAGAAAAAGAATATATAAAAGAGCACCTTGCTGATTTAAATCTTGGACTTGAGGACAGGATAGATACTAAAATAGGCTTGCTTTCCGGAGGCCAAAGACAGGCTGTTACATTGGTTATGGCTACATTAGTCAAACCTCGTTTGCTGTTGCTTGACGAGCATACGGCAGCTCTTGATCCTTTGAGTGCTGAGACTGTGCTGGAATTAACAAACAGAATAGTATCGGAAAACAACATTACAACATTGATGATAACTCATAATATATCATCTGCACTTAAACTGGGTACAAGGACTATAATGATGGATTCCGGAGCTGTTGCCATTTGTATTAACGGCGAAGAGAGAAAAGGACTTTCTGTACCCGATGTGATTCAAGAATTCAGCAGAATAAAAAATAAAGAGTTTGATGATGATAACATGCTATTGTAA
- a CDS encoding ABC transporter permease — protein MSLTSFMGAIELGLVYSLLAFGTYISFRILNVADLTVDGSFVLGASVSAVFALGGRPVLGLILALLAGAIAGIITAALQTNMGIQPILAGILTMTGLYSVNLMVMGGRANIPLLNKESLFTYAEAVFGSSAYRVLTLILIVFSIFVILNWFFRTQLGLSIRATGDNESMCRASSVNTDFAKMVGFAISNSIVALSGALVAQMQQSADVNMGAGMVVISFASIIIGSVVIKNINITVGFISVIIGSVIYRFIIALILTTNFPPSYLKLISALVVVSALSVPSIKKKMEFRKLRSGRLKC, from the coding sequence GTGAGTTTAACATCATTTATGGGAGCAATTGAATTAGGGCTTGTTTATTCGCTCCTGGCATTTGGAACGTATATATCTTTTAGAATATTGAATGTGGCCGACCTGACGGTTGATGGAAGCTTTGTGCTTGGAGCTTCCGTCTCGGCAGTATTTGCATTGGGAGGCAGGCCTGTACTTGGTCTTATTCTTGCACTCCTGGCAGGAGCGATAGCCGGTATAATAACAGCAGCATTGCAGACGAATATGGGCATACAGCCTATTTTGGCAGGAATATTGACAATGACGGGATTGTATTCAGTTAATCTAATGGTTATGGGCGGCAGAGCAAACATACCTTTGCTAAACAAGGAAAGTCTGTTTACCTATGCCGAAGCAGTATTTGGCAGCAGTGCGTACAGAGTATTGACGCTAATATTGATTGTTTTTTCAATATTTGTAATTTTGAATTGGTTTTTCAGAACACAGCTGGGATTGTCAATAAGGGCGACAGGAGATAATGAAAGCATGTGCAGAGCATCCTCTGTTAATACGGATTTTGCTAAAATGGTCGGATTTGCCATTTCAAATTCAATAGTTGCATTGTCAGGAGCTCTTGTGGCGCAGATGCAACAGTCAGCTGATGTGAACATGGGCGCTGGAATGGTGGTTATAAGCTTTGCATCTATAATTATAGGAAGTGTTGTAATCAAAAATATAAATATTACAGTAGGATTTATATCTGTAATAATAGGTTCGGTTATTTACAGATTTATAATTGCCCTTATACTTACGACTAATTTTCCTCCATCATATTTGAAACTGATATCCGCACTGGTTGTTGTATCTGCTCTTTCGGTTCCAAGTATTAAAAAGAAAATGGAATTTAGAAAACTAAGAAGCGGGAGGTTGAAATGCTGA
- a CDS encoding ABC transporter substrate-binding protein: MKKIVSIITIISIMFMLLVGCTTSAETNEADQDSQTSTESSKIKIGIIQPVEHPSLNQIREYIIKGLEEQGLADRVEITYRDAQGDPSNINTIISQFTGDKMDIIVPIGTGTAQSAAAATKETPVIFAAVSYPVEAGLVEDLSRPEGNVTGVSDAIDVKQIFDLAFEITPDIKTFGFVYNTGEVNSVAAVNKAKEYLDEKGINYVESTITNSSELMQAAQSLAAKSDAIFTPTDNTVASAMPVLASEAQKAGIPVYTGADSLVADGGFATVGIDYTVLGRQVAEMIKKVIEGESIENIPVETLKEYEKIINTSTAEQIGIEISDEALKEFKIVE, encoded by the coding sequence ATGAAAAAAATAGTATCTATTATCACAATTATTTCAATTATGTTTATGTTGTTGGTAGGGTGCACAACAAGTGCGGAAACTAATGAAGCAGATCAGGATTCTCAGACATCAACTGAAAGCTCTAAAATTAAAATAGGGATAATTCAGCCTGTTGAGCATCCATCATTAAATCAAATCAGAGAATATATAATTAAAGGGCTGGAAGAGCAAGGATTGGCAGATAGAGTTGAAATAACTTACAGGGATGCTCAAGGAGACCCATCAAACATCAATACAATAATATCACAATTCACAGGTGATAAAATGGATATCATAGTTCCAATAGGAACCGGAACTGCTCAGTCTGCCGCTGCAGCTACAAAGGAAACTCCCGTAATTTTTGCGGCTGTAAGCTACCCTGTTGAAGCAGGCTTAGTAGAGGATTTAAGCAGACCTGAGGGAAATGTGACCGGAGTTTCTGATGCAATTGATGTTAAGCAAATATTTGACCTTGCTTTTGAAATTACTCCCGATATAAAGACATTCGGTTTTGTATATAACACAGGAGAAGTGAATTCGGTAGCGGCTGTAAATAAAGCTAAAGAGTATTTAGATGAAAAAGGCATAAACTATGTGGAATCCACTATTACAAATTCAAGCGAATTGATGCAGGCAGCTCAGTCATTGGCAGCAAAGTCAGATGCTATATTTACGCCTACCGACAATACGGTGGCATCTGCAATGCCTGTTCTGGCATCAGAGGCTCAAAAAGCTGGTATTCCCGTATATACGGGTGCTGACTCACTGGTTGCAGACGGAGGGTTTGCAACAGTTGGTATTGATTACACTGTTTTAGGAAGACAGGTTGCGGAAATGATCAAAAAGGTTATTGAAGGCGAGAGTATAGAAAATATACCTGTGGAAACCTTAAAGGAGTATGAAAAAATAATTAACACGAGCACAGCAGAACAAATAGGAATTGAGATTTCAGATGAAGCATTAAAGGAGTTTAAGATCGTAGAATAA
- a CDS encoding CCA tRNA nucleotidyltransferase, with translation MIIKNIPKEVKTALNILNKNGFEAYIVGGCVRDSLLGVVPNDWDITTSARPEEITKCFDGFRTINTGLKHGTVTVIINGRQLEVTTYRIDGEYTDNRRPDSVIFTKDVSCDLKRRDFTINSLAYNKGGIIDLFGGARDIESKIVKCVGDPDERFNEDGLRILRALRFASVLDFNIDARTSSSIHSNRNLLSNISRERISTELNKLITGVNYYDILKEYKDVIEVFIPEIANISEDNWSVILDSMGYGEGVVLRLALMLHETNEAEKILRNLKYDGATIKSIKFIAAHKDEEVVPSKVLIKTMLSKIGYDNFVNLLKFKTAVFKALKRERELENIKSAEKILNEILINKECYNLNMLEINGEDLIREGFTKGVVLGSVLNEILKLVIEEKLENRKEALFDCARKLKNNC, from the coding sequence ATGATAATTAAAAATATTCCAAAAGAGGTTAAGACTGCATTAAATATCTTAAATAAAAATGGATTCGAAGCATACATAGTGGGTGGCTGCGTAAGAGACAGCCTGCTTGGTGTTGTTCCTAATGATTGGGATATAACTACTTCAGCGAGACCGGAGGAAATAACCAAATGTTTTGATGGCTTTAGGACTATAAATACAGGGCTTAAGCACGGAACTGTTACTGTTATAATAAACGGCAGACAGCTTGAAGTTACAACCTACAGAATAGATGGAGAGTACACTGACAACAGACGTCCCGACTCAGTAATTTTTACAAAAGATGTATCCTGCGATTTAAAACGAAGAGATTTTACCATTAATTCACTTGCTTATAACAAGGGCGGTATAATAGATCTGTTTGGCGGAGCGCGTGATATTGAAAGCAAAATAGTTAAGTGTGTGGGCGACCCGGATGAAAGATTTAATGAGGATGGGCTTCGAATTTTAAGAGCGCTTAGATTTGCTTCTGTTTTAGATTTTAATATAGACGCAAGAACATCTTCGAGCATACATAGCAATAGAAATCTTCTGAGCAACATTTCAAGAGAGAGAATATCTACGGAACTAAATAAGCTCATTACAGGTGTAAATTATTACGATATACTGAAGGAATATAAGGATGTAATAGAAGTGTTTATTCCTGAAATAGCAAACATTAGTGAAGATAATTGGAGTGTGATTTTAGATTCAATGGGTTATGGGGAAGGTGTGGTTTTAAGGCTTGCTTTGATGCTGCATGAAACAAATGAAGCAGAAAAAATATTGAGAAATTTGAAATATGACGGAGCGACGATTAAAAGTATCAAGTTTATAGCAGCACACAAAGATGAAGAAGTGGTACCTAGTAAAGTGCTTATTAAAACGATGTTGAGTAAAATCGGTTATGATAATTTTGTAAACTTATTAAAGTTTAAAACAGCTGTATTTAAGGCGTTAAAACGTGAGCGTGAGCTGGAAAATATAAAAAGTGCGGAAAAAATATTGAATGAAATATTAATTAACAAAGAATGTTACAATTTAAATATGCTGGAAATAAACGGGGAAGATTTGATTAGGGAAGGATTTACTAAGGGAGTTGTTTTAGGTTCTGTTTTGAATGAAATTCTGAAACTTGTGATTGAGGAGAAGCTAGAAAATCGCAAAGAAGCGTTATTTGATTGCGCAAGAAAATTAAAAAATAATTGTTGA
- a CDS encoding YibE/F family protein yields MLINVNKKEIIYVLVVIAFIIILSTIQTGFDKQIYFNSEGVRAKVISADNSTIHSIGLVNQGEQRCLIEIETGSHKGSRIEAVNLFTGKYEFDKVFEKDDKAWVLLEFDDKNNIAYANMVDHYRINKEIVLAGLFAAAIIIFSGFTGVRTLLSFALAMLSIWKILIPCMLNGYNPLIVGLIVGNILTITTLLLVAGFTRKAYAAIISSMLCSFLTALMAVFFTGYFKIDGTVMQWSESLLYSGFMSLNLTAIFQAGIYLACSGAVLDLAIDISSALEEIALSNPEVSNASLIKSGLNIGKSVVGSQTTTLLLAYMGSYISVMMVYMAQGTPMLNILNSKSISAEIVHTFVGCLGLVLVSPLTSLICGLIYENGKEAVDKNLQV; encoded by the coding sequence ATTTTGATAAATGTAAACAAAAAAGAAATTATATATGTCTTGGTAGTTATTGCTTTTATAATAATTTTAAGCACTATTCAAACTGGATTTGATAAACAAATTTATTTTAATTCAGAAGGTGTAAGAGCTAAAGTAATTTCAGCTGACAATTCAACAATACACAGCATAGGGCTTGTCAATCAGGGAGAGCAGAGATGCTTGATAGAAATTGAAACAGGAAGCCACAAGGGAAGCAGGATTGAAGCTGTAAACTTATTTACTGGAAAATATGAATTTGATAAAGTTTTTGAAAAAGATGATAAGGCGTGGGTTCTTTTGGAGTTTGATGACAAAAATAACATAGCCTATGCTAATATGGTAGATCATTACAGGATTAACAAGGAAATAGTCCTCGCAGGATTATTTGCTGCGGCAATTATAATTTTCTCGGGATTTACAGGAGTGAGGACTTTATTATCATTTGCTTTAGCGATGCTCAGCATATGGAAAATTTTAATTCCATGTATGCTGAACGGATATAACCCGCTTATCGTGGGGCTTATCGTTGGAAATATATTAACAATTACAACTTTGTTGTTGGTGGCAGGATTTACCCGAAAGGCATATGCAGCTATAATAAGCTCAATGCTGTGCTCGTTTTTAACTGCTTTGATGGCTGTTTTCTTTACCGGCTATTTTAAAATTGACGGTACGGTTATGCAATGGTCTGAATCATTATTATATTCAGGCTTTATGTCACTAAATTTAACGGCGATATTTCAAGCGGGAATTTATCTGGCATGTTCGGGAGCAGTTCTTGATTTGGCAATAGATATATCCTCCGCTTTAGAGGAGATTGCTTTAAGCAATCCTGAGGTTTCAAACGCAAGTTTGATAAAATCTGGCCTAAACATTGGAAAGTCAGTTGTGGGAAGTCAGACTACTACATTGCTTCTGGCTTATATGGGAAGTTATATTTCGGTAATGATGGTTTATATGGCGCAGGGAACTCCGATGCTTAACATTTTAAACTCTAAATCTATAAGTGCGGAAATAGTTCATACTTTTGTAGGATGCTTGGGTCTTGTATTAGTATCCCCATTGACATCACTAATTTGTGGATTAATTTATGAAAATGGGAAGGAAGCTGTGGATAAAAACTTACAGGTTTAA